From a region of the Rhipicephalus microplus isolate Deutch F79 chromosome X, USDA_Rmic, whole genome shotgun sequence genome:
- the LOC142776625 gene encoding uncharacterized protein LOC142776625: MEEFRALFRSEFLPPEYECRLRRELELRTQHPDESLLEYVRALQELYLLADPTASDAEKVERAIRQAHPTFTTYLRSARYRDLNELASDAKRIQGDILAVRAYRSSPPPSASLEPRFAWAGRDSSKWDSPNHEAAPAARDRDALDVSDRALDPYSYARAATVARQREQERKPRAPVHEGISDRGAPTTASERTPRSTKGSPKSPPVGGKGVVCFRCHERGHNARECNAPQPTQGPARPSGNGVSRR, from the coding sequence ATGGAGGAGTTTAGGGCGCTCTTTCGTAGCGAATTCCTTCCTCCTGAATACGAGTGCCGCTTGCGTCGCGAGTTAGAGCTTCGCACACAGCATCCCGACGAATCTCTTCTCGAGTATGTTCGAGCTTTGCAGGAGCTCTACCTCCTTGCCGATCCTACGGCATCAGACGCCGAGAAGGTGGAGCGAGCCATACGCCAGGCTCATCCAACCTTCACCACTTACCTTCGGAGCGCCCGTTATCGTGACCTAAACGAGCTGGCATCCGATGCGAAGCGTATTCAGGGCGACATTCTGGCGGTGCGAGCCTATCGCTCGTCGCCACCGCCGTCCGCGTCTCTCGAGCCTCGTTTTGCGTGGGCTGGTCGTGACTCGTCAAAATGGGATTCCCCGAACCATGAGGCGGCCCCTGCTGCGAGAGACCGAGACGCGCTCGATGTGTCGGACCGCGCTCTGGATCCATACTCGTATGCCCGGGCGGCCACCGTTGCCCGGCAGCGTGAACAAGAACGAAAACCCCGTGCTCCAGTGCACGAAGGGATATCCGATCGCGGAGCCCCCACTACGGCTAGCGAACGGACACCTCGTAGCACTAAAGGATCGCCAAAATCTCCCCCTGTTGGAGGAAAAGGCGTGGTCTGCTTTCGTTGCCATGAGCGTGGTCACAACGCGCGAGAGTGCAACGCACCCCAACCGACACAAGGGCCTGCTCGCCCGTCAGGAAACGGGGTGAGCCGTCGGTGA